The sequence TCCACACCGGCCAGCCCCGGGGTGTCGGACGGCGAGGTCAGCACCGTGAAGATCGAGGGGTCGGGGTGGTCGTAGCTGATCGTGCCGATCACGTTGAACCGGCGCAGGTCGTAGACGTACGGGGTGTGGTTGCCGTGCCAGGCGACCACGTCGAGCGGCGAGTGGTCGTACGTCGCCGACCAGAGGTTCCCGCAGAACTTGTTGACCACCTCCACCGGGCCCTCGTGGTCCTCGTACGCGGCGACGGGGGCGAGGAAGTCCCGGGCGTTCGCCAGGCCGTTGGCGCCGATCGGGCCGAGGTCGGGCAGCGCGAACGGGCGGCCGTAGTTCTCGCAGACGTAGCCGCGCGCGGTCTCCTCCAGCAGTTCCACCCGGAAGCGGACCCCGCGCGGGATCAGTGCGATGTGGCCCGGCTCGGCGCGCAGCAGGCCCAGCTCGGTGCGGAGCAGCAGCCCGCCGCGCTCCGGGACGATGAGCAGCTCGCCGTCGGAGTCGCTGAACACGCGGTCCGTCATCGAGGAGTCGGCGTGGTAGAGGTGGATCGCCATCCCGGCGCGCTGTGCGGCGTCGCCGTTGCCGCCGAGCGTCCACAGTCCGCTCAGGAAGTCCGTGCCGGGCGCGGGGTCGGGCAGCGGGTTCCAGCGGAGCCGGTTCGGGTCCGGCACGGTCTCGGTGAACGGAGCCGAGCGCAGGGCGCCGTTGTCGATACGGGTGAACGCCGGGTGGGCGGCCGAGGGGCGGATCCGGTAGAGCCAGGAACGGCGGTTGTCCGCGCGCGGTTCGGTGAACGCGGAGCCGCTCAGCTGCTCCGCGTACAGCCCGAGGGGGGCGCGCTGGGGGGAGTTGCGCCCGTGCGGGAGCGCCCCCGGCACCGCCTCCGAGCTGTGCTCGTTGCCGAAGCCGGAGGAGTACGCCAGCCCCTCGGCCGTCTTCCTCGCCTGGTCGATCGCGCTCATCCCGCACTCCCGGTGCCCAAGAAAGCTGTGGGATCCGCCGGACGACGAATCCTATGCACTACCGTAGGAATAGGAGGGGGGTGCGTCAACGGCAAACATCGCGCCATTCGGTGCCGGTGGGCTGCGGTGTCACCCCTGCCGCCTCCGGTGCCCCCGGTGTCCGCGCTGCCGTCTCCGGCGTCCGGTCCGCTGATTCCGGTGCCCGCGCTGCCGTCTCCGAGGTCCGGCCCCCTGTTTCCGGTGCCCGCCCCGCTGTCACCGAGGTCCGGCCCGGCTGCCTCCGGTGTCCGGGACCTGCGCGGGGCACGGCATCATGGGCCCGTGCCTCCTCAGCCCCATGTCAATCCGAACCTCCGCCGCGCCCCCGTGCAGCAGCGCAGCGCCGACCGGCTGGCCCGGATACTCGACTCCTGCGCCGGCCTCCTCGACGAGACCGGCTACGAGCAGCTCACCACCCGGGCCGTCGCCGAGCGCGCCGAGGTGCCGATCGGCTCCGTCTACCGGTTCTTCTCCAACAAACGCGCACTCGTCGACGCCCTCGCGCTGCGCAACCTGGACACCTACGCCGACCGGATCGCCGCCCGGCTGGCGGACCTTCCCGCCGCCGACTGGCGTGCCGCGATCGACGCGGTGCTCGACGAGTACCTGGCGATGAAGCGGAGCGTCCCCGGGTTCGCGCTCGTCGACTTCGGGCCGCCGTTGCCCGCCGAGGGGGCGGCGGACGACGCCAACCAGCGTCTGGCGGACCGGCTCGCCGTCCTGCTCGCCGGGCACCTCGGCCGCCGGCCCGACGAGGGGCTGTCCCGGGTGATCCTGGTGAGCGTCGAGGCCGCGGACGCGCTGCTGCAACTCGCCTTCCGTACGGACCCCTCGGGGGACGCGGCCATCGTCGCCGAGACCCGGACCCTGGTCAGGGCCTATCTCGCGCAGACGCTGGACTGAGCCGCCCGTCTCGGGGCCGCCCTGCTCGTAGGCCCCTCCGGCTCTCGTGCGCGGTCACCCGTCCGCCCTGCGGGGCGTCCGTCCCCGAGGCTCGTCCGGCCTTGGTGCGGCCCGTCCGCCGTGTTCTCCGTGCGACACCTCCCCGCCGTGCGTACTGGTCGGTATGCTCGCCCGTGCCAGGACCTCCGGGGCTCCCGCATCCCCGCCCGGCCCATGTCCGCGTGCCGTCACCGCAGCCGCCCCGGGGAGGGCCCATGTCCGACGACTCCCGTACCGCACCGCGTATCTGCCCCCTCTGCGAGGCCACCTGCGGCCTCACCCTCACCATCGAGGGGACCACGGTCACCGGGGCGCGCGGCGATCGCGACGACATCTTCAGCCGGGGCTTCATCTGTCCCAAGGGGGCCTCCTTCGGCGGGCTCGACGCCGACCCCGACCGGCTGCGCGCCCCCCTCGTGCGCGGCGAGGAAGGGGAGTTGCGCGAGGCGACCTGGAGCGAGGCGTTCGACCTCATCGCCGCGCGGATACCGGACCTGGTGAAGGCCCACGGGCCGCAGGCCGTCGGCGTGGTCCTCGGCAATCCCAACGTGCACACGATGGCGGGATTCCTCTACCCGCCACTGCTGCTCGGGGCCCTGCGCACCCGCAACGTGTTCACCGCCAGCACCCTGGACCAGATGCCCAAGCACGTCTCCAGCGGCCTCCTCTTCGGTGACCCGAACGCCATTCCCGTACCGGATCTCGACCGGACCGGTCATCTCCTCCTGATCGGCGCCAACCCGCTGGAGTCCAACGGCAGCCTCTGCACCGCCCCCGATTTCCCCGGACGGCTCAAGGCCCTGCGCCGACGCGGCGGCACCCTCACCGTCATCGACCCGCGCCGCACCCGCACCGCCCGCCTCGCCGACCGGCACGTCGCGATCCGGCCCGGCGCGGACGCCCTGCTGCTGGCCGCGCTCGCGCACACCCTCATCGAGGAGAAGCTCGCCGACCCCGGGCCGCTCGCCGGGCACCTGGAGGGCCTCGACGAACTCGCGGCCGCCCTGGCGGACTTCACCCCGGACGCGGTCGCCGCCGCGTGCGACGTGGACGCGGACACCATCATCGCCATCGCCCGCGAACTCGCCGCCGCCCCCACCGCCGCCGTCTACGGGCGCATCGGCAGCTGCACCGTCGAGCACGGCACCCTGGCGAGCTGGCTGGTGGACATCCTCAACATCCTCACCGGTAACCTCGACCGGCCCGGCGGTGCGCTCTTCCCCCTCTCCGCCACCGCCCGCGCCCCGCGCGTCACCGGATCCGGCACCCGTAACGCCGCCTCCGGGACCCGCAGCCCCGCCACCGGCGAGGGCAACCCCGTCCCCGGCAAGGGCTTCGCGCTCGGCCGCTGGTCGAGCCGGGTCTCCGGGCACCCCGAGGCCAAGGGCGAACTGCCCATCGCCGCCCTCGCCGAGGAGATCGACACCCCGGGCGCGGACCGCATCCGGGCCCTGGTGGTCATCGCGGCCAACCCCGTACTCTCCGCGCCCGACGGCGACCGGCTCGACGCGGCCCTCGCCGACGGACTCGACTTCATGGTCAGCGTCGACCCGTATCTCAACGAGACCTCCCGCCACGCCGACGTCGTCCTGCCTCCTCCGCCGCCCTCCCAGAGCGCCCACTTCGACTTCGCGTTCAACAACTTCGCCGTGCACAACCAGGTCCGCTACACCCGCGCCGCGGTCCCCCTGGAGGAGGATCGGATGGACGAGAGCGAGATCCACGCCCGGCTGATCCTCGCGGTGAGCGGCATGCACGGCGCGCCGCCCTCTGCCGTCGACGACCTGGCCCTCGACACCGCTCTCACCCGGGCCGGGGCCCCACCGGAGGCGGCCGCTCCACTCACCGGCGAGAGCGGCCCCGAACGGCGACTGGACCTGCTGCTGCGCCTCGGCCCGTACAAGCTGACGCTCCAGCGGCTCCTCGACCACCCGCACGGCATCGACCTCGGCCCGCTGACATCCCGCCTCCCGGAGGTCCTGCGCACCCGCTCCGGCCGCGTCGAACTGCTCCCGGGGCCGATCGCCGCCGATCTGCCGCGCCTGCGCCGCGCGCTGGACGGCCGGCCCGCCCCGCTCGTCCTCGTCGGCCGCCGCCATCTGCGCTCCAACAACAGCTGGATGCACAACGTCGGTTCGCTCACCGGCGGATCCAACGTCTGCACCCTCCAGATCCACCCCGACGACGCGGCCCGCATCGGGCTGGCCGACGGGGACACCGCACGCATCGAGTCGTCCGGCGGCGGCATCGAGGCCCCCGCCGAGATCACCGACACCGTGCGCGCCGGCGTGGTGAGCCTCCCGCACGGCTGGGGGCACAGCCGCCCCGGCACCCGGATGGCCGTCGCCGCCGCCCACCCCGGGGCGAACGTCAACCAGCTGCTCGACGGCACGCTCCTTGACCCGCTGTCCGGCACGGCGGTCCTCAACGCCATTCCGGTCTCCGTGACCCCAGCCCCCTAGCGTCACCCCGTTGACCTGGGGTTTTGCTCGTATTGCTCACGGGTCAACATCTTGTTAACGCTGCGGGAGGGCCCCTAACGTCAGCCGGACCGACCGCCGGGACCGGTGGGAGTTCACGGTTGAACGTTAGGTAGCCCCCATGCTGACCATCCTCGGCTTCGCCATGATCGCGACCTTCCTGGTCCTGATCATGACGAAGAAGATGTCGCCGATCGCGGCGCTGGTACTGATCCCCGCACTCTTCTGCGTCGCCGTCGGGCAGGGCGCCCGACTCGGCGACTACGTGATCGAAGGGGTCGGCAACCTCGCCCCGACCGCCGCCATGCTCATGTTCGCCATCGTCTACTTCGGCGTGATGATCGACGTCGGCCTGTTCGACCCCATCGTCCGGGGCATCCTGAGGTTCTGCCAGGCCGACCCGATGCGCATCGTGGTCGGTACGGCGGTGCTCGCCGCGGTCGTCTCGCTGGACGGCGACGGTTCCACCACCTTCATGATCACCGTCTCGGCGATGTACCCCCTCTACAAACGCCTGAAGATGAGCCTGGTCGTGATGACCGGCGTCGCGGCCACCGCCAACGGCGTCATGAACACCCTGCCCTGGGGCGGCCCCACCGCCCGCGCGGCCACCGCCCTCAAACTGGACGCCTCCGAGATCTTCGTCCCCATGATCCCGGCGCTGGCCATGGGCCTGCTCGCCGTGTTCGTCCTCGCGTACGCACTCGGCATCCGGGAGCGCAAGCGCCTGGGGACGCTCACCCTCGGCGAGGCGCCCGCCCGGGAGCCGGAGCAGGAGACCGTGCCCGTCGGCATCGGCGGTACGGGCGGCATCGGCGGTACGGGCGGCACCGGCGGTACGGGCGGCACCGGCCGCAAGGACCGCCTCCGCAAGGGCGCCGCCGCCTCCCCGGGCGGTACGGGAACCGGGGCCCCCGCCCCTGCCGGCGGTACGGAGGACCAGCACGGGGACGACGAGGAGTTCCAGGGTCTCGACCCGAACCGGCCCACCCTCCGCCCCGGGCTCTACTGGTTCAACGCCGGACTGACCGCCGCCCTGCTGACGGCGATGATCCTGGAACTGATGCCGATCCCGGTGCTCTTCCTCCTCGGCGCGGCCCTCGCGCTCACGGTCAACTTCCCCCACATGCCCGACCAGCGGGCCCGGATCGCCGCGCACGCCGACAACGTGCTCAACGTCTCCGGCATGGTCTTCGCCGCCGCCGTCTTCACCGGGGTCCTCACCGGGACCGGCATGGTCGAGCACATGGCCGACTGGGTCGTCGGCGCGGTCCCCGAGGCGATGGGCCCGCACATGGCGATCGTCACCGGCCTGCTCAGCCTGCCGCTCACCTACTTCATGTCCAACGACGGCTTCTACTTCGGCGTCCTGCCCGTCCTCGCCGAGGCGGGCGCGGCCCACGGGGTCTCCCCGCTGGAGATCGCCCGCGCCTCCCTGGCCGGTCAGGCCCTGCACATGTCCTCGCCCCTCGTGCCCGCCGTGTACGTCCTTGTGGGCATGGCGAAGGTCGAGTTCGGCGACCACACCCGCTTCACCGTCAAGTGGGCGGTCCTCACCTCCCTCGTGGTGCTCGCGTCGGGCATCCTGTTCGGCATCATGTGATGACCGGCCGGCCGCGGTCCGGGCCCGGCGGGGGCCGGCCGTGGCGCCCCGGCACCGAGGTCCGCACGGAGCCGCGGCCCGCCGAGGGGACCGTCAGCGACCGGTCGAACCGTCGATCAGCTCCCGGAGGATGTCGGCGTGTCCGGCATGCCGCCCGGTCTCCTCGATCAGGTGGGCGAGGGCCCAGCGCACGCTGGGGGAGGGCTTGTCCGGCCGGGGCCGGGGCAGCGGCGCGCCGAGGTCGCCGCACGCGTCCAGGACGGCGTTCGACTCAGCGACCGTCTCCCGGTAGCGGGCCACGACCTCGGCCACGCCGTCCTCGGGGGCGGCGTGGAACGTCGACGGCCAGTCGGTGACGGGGTCCCCGAGGAAGGTGGCCCGCTCGACGAAGGTCAGATGGTGGAGCAGGCCCAGCAGGTTCGTGCCCGAGGGAACCCCGGCGGTCCGGGCCTCCGGGTCGGGCGCCCCCTCGACCTTCGCGGCGACCGAGGTGCGCAGGTAGTCGAGGAAGCCGCGCAACACCTCCGCCTCGCTGTGGCCGGTCCGGGGCGGCGGGGTGTCCCGGCGCCGGGGGCGGGGTCGGGGGGTGTCGGTCATGGTGCCTCCTCGGTCAGGGCGACGCGGGTGCGGGCTCGCCGGTCTGCCCCAGTCTTGTCCGGTCTGCCGATGCGGGGGCAAGGGATCATGCCGTTCCGGCAAGGCTCGCCCGGAAGCCGGAAGCCGGAAGCCGGAAGCCGGAAGCCGGAAGCCGGAAGCCGGAAGCCGGAAGCCGGAAGCCGGAAGCCGGAAGCCGGAAGCCGGAAGCCGGATGCCCGCCCCTGGAGCCGGGTAGACCGGGAGGAGACCTTCGCAGGAGGCGAGGAGGCGAGGAGGCGAGGAGGCGAGGAGGCGAGGAGGCGAGGAGAGGCGCGAGGCCGGCCGGCGGCCCGGCCTCCCCGGTGCCACGGGTGCGGCGGCGTGACCAGCGTCTCGGAAGGCTCTCTGGCGCCGGAAAACTAACGGCGCTAGTTTGGGCGGGTCGTCGTGCGCCCCGCGCCCGCCGCACGGCTTCGGCGCTCCGCACAGCACGTCCGGGAGGAATCAGCCATGCAGGCCCATGACCAGATGTACATCGACGGTGCGTGGCGGCCCGCCGTCGGCCGGGACACGATCGCGGTCGTGAATCCGGCGGACGAGCAGGTCATCGCCCACGTACCGGCGGGGACGGCACAGGACGTCGACGCGGCCGTGCGCGCCGCGCGCGCCGCCTTCCCGGCCTGGGCCGCGACACCGCCCGCCGAGCGCGCCGCCCGGCTCACCGCGCTGGCCGACGCGCTGGCCGCCCGCAAGGACGTGATGGCGGAGACGATCACGGCGGAGCTGGGCGCACCGCTGCCGCTGTCGCAGATGGTCCACGCGGCCGTGCCCGTCCTGGTGGCGGCCTCGTACGCCGAACTGGCCGCCCGCCACGCCTTCGAGGAACGGATCGGCAACTCCACCGTCCTGCTGGAGCCGGTCGGCGTGGTCGGTGCGATCACCCCCTGGAACTACCCGCTCCACCAGATCGTCGCCAAGGTCGCCCCCGCGCTCGCCGCGGGCTGCACCGTCGTCCTCAAGCCCGCCGAGGACACCCCGCTCACCGCCCAGCTCTTCGCCGAGGCCACCGAGGCCGCCGGTCTGCCGCCGGGGGTCTTCAACCTCGTCACCGGCCTCGGACCGGTCGCGGGCCAGGCGCTCGCCGCCCACGAGGACGTCGATCTGGTCTCGTTCACCGGCTCCACCGCCGTCGGCAGGCAGATCGGCGCCACCGCCGGCGCCGCGGTCAAGCGCGTCGCCCTGGAGCTGGGCGGCAAGTCCGCCAATGTGATCCTGCCCGGCGCGGACCTCGCCAAGGCGGTCAACGTCGGCATCGCCAACGTGATGACCAACTCCGGCCAGACGTGCAGCGCCTGGACCCGGATGCTGGTGGACGCCGAACGGTACGACGAGGCCGTGGAGCTGGCGGCGAACGCCGTCACCAAGTACGTGGTCGGGGAGCGGGTCGGTCCGCTCGTCAACGCCAAGCAGCAGGACCGGGTGCGCGGTTACATCGCCCGGGGCGTCGAGGAAGGGGCCCGGCTGATCGCCGGCGGCCCGGACGCGCCCCTGGAGACCGGCTACTACGTCAGCCCGACCGTCTTCGCCGATGTCACCCCGGACATGACGATCGCCCAGGAGGAGATCTTCGGCCCGGTCGTCTCGATCCTGCGGTACGAGGACGTGGACGACGCGCTCCGGATCGCCAACGGCACCGTGTACGGACTCGCCGGGGCCGTGTGGGCCGCCGACGACGAGGAGGCGGTGGCCTTCGCCCGCCGGATGGACACCGGACAGGTCGACATCAACGGCGGACGGTTCAACCCGCTGGCCCCGTTCGGCGGTTACAAGCAGTCGGGAGTCGGCCGCGAGCTGGGCCCGCACGGTCTGGCGGAGTACCTCCAGACCAAGTCGCTCCAGTTCTGACCCCCCGCACCCCATCCCGTACAAGGAGCCTGTTCGTGGTCCGCGCCGCCGTACTGCCCGCCGTCGGAGCTCCGCTGGAGATCACCGACATCGTCCTGCCGGAGCCCGGCCCCGGTCAGGTGCGTGTCGCCCTCGCCGCCGCCGGGGTCTGCCACTCCGACCTGTCCCTGTCCAACGGCACCATGCGCGTCCCCGTTCCGGCCGTCCTCGGCCACGAGGGAGCGGGTACCGTCCTGGCCGTCGGCGAAGGTGTCACGCACGTCGCGCCGGGCGACGGCGTCGTCCTCAACTGGGCCCCCTCCTGCGGCGTCTGCTTCCACTGCGGAATCGGCGAGGTGTGGCTCTGCGCCGACGCCCTCAAGGGAGTCTCCCGGCTCCACGCCCGTACGGCGGACGGCACCGGCCTCCACCCCGGCCTCAACGTCGCGGCCTTCGCCCAGGAGACCGTCGTCGCCGCGAACTGCGTCCTCCCCGCCCCCGACGGCATCCCGCTCACGGACGCCGCCCTCCTCGGCTGCGCGGTCCTGACCGGCTACGGGGCGGTCCACCACAGCGCCCGGGTCCGCGAGGGCGAGAGCGTCGTCGTCCTCGGGATCGGCGGCGTCGGTCTCGCCGTGCTCCAGGCCGCCCGGATCGCGGGAGCGTCCAAGGTCATCGCGGTCGACGTCTCCCCGGCGAAGGAGGAGCTGGCCCGGCGGGCGGGCGCCACCGACTACGTCATCGCCTCCGCCACCACCCCGCGCGAGATCCGCAAGCTCACCGGCGGCCAGGGCGCGGACGTCGCGGTGGAGTGCGTCGGCCGGCCCGCGACCATCCGGGCCGCCTGGGAGTCCACCCGGCGCGGCGGCCGCACCACGGTCGTCGGGATCGGCGGCAAGGACCAGGAAGTCACCTTCAACGCCCTGGAGATCTTCCACTGGGGCCGGTCCCTGACCGGCTGCGTCTACGGCAACAGCGATCCGGCCCGTGACCTGCCCGTGCTCGCCGACCACATCCGCGCGGGCCGGTTCGACCTCTCGACGATGGTCACCGAGCACATCGGCCTGGAGGGCATCCCCGCCGCCTTCGACAACATGATCGCGGGCAAGGGCGGCCGGGCGCTCGTCGTGTTCTAACGCTTGGTCGTCCGGGAGGGCGAGGCGACCGGCCCCAGCAGCCGGGCCTCCGTCTCACCCTCCTCGAACAGCCGGGAGGCCGGGCCCACGATCAGCGGGTCCGGCCTCCCCACCACTTCCGGGTCCTTGCCGGGGTAGTCGAAGCGGTCCAGCACATGCCGCATCGCCTCCAGCCGGGCCCGCTTCTTGTCGTTGCTCTTCACCACCGTCCAGGGCGCGTCGGCCGTGTCGGTGTGGAAGAGCATCAGCTCCTTCGCCTCCGTGTACTCGTCCCACTTGTCGAGCGAGGCCAGGTCGACGGGGCTCAGCTTCCACCGCCGTACGGGGTCGATCTGCCGGATCATGAACCGGTTGCGCTGCTCGTTGCGGGAGACGGAGAACCAGAACTTCACCAGGTGGATGCCGTCCCGGGCGAGCATCCGCTCGAACCCGGGCGCCTGGTGCATGAACTCCAGGTACTCGCGGGTCGTGCAGAACCCCATCACCCGTTCCACGCCCGCCCGGTTGTACCAGGAGCGGTCGAAGAGGACGATCTCCCCGGCGCTCGGCAGATGCGCCACGTACCGCTGGAAGTACCACTGGGTGCGCTCGCGCTC is a genomic window of Streptomyces sp. YPW6 containing:
- the hmgA gene encoding homogentisate 1,2-dioxygenase; translated protein: MSAIDQARKTAEGLAYSSGFGNEHSSEAVPGALPHGRNSPQRAPLGLYAEQLSGSAFTEPRADNRRSWLYRIRPSAAHPAFTRIDNGALRSAPFTETVPDPNRLRWNPLPDPAPGTDFLSGLWTLGGNGDAAQRAGMAIHLYHADSSMTDRVFSDSDGELLIVPERGGLLLRTELGLLRAEPGHIALIPRGVRFRVELLEETARGYVCENYGRPFALPDLGPIGANGLANARDFLAPVAAYEDHEGPVEVVNKFCGNLWSATYDHSPLDVVAWHGNHTPYVYDLRRFNVIGTISYDHPDPSIFTVLTSPSDTPGLAGVDFVVFAPRWLVGEDTFRPPYFHRNVMSEYMGLIDGAYDAKADGFVPGGGSLHNMMSAHGPDRETFDRASAAELKPQKVDDGLAFMFETRWPVTATEQAASAGHLQRGYDDVWQGLTRDFRP
- a CDS encoding TetR/AcrR family transcriptional regulator; amino-acid sequence: MPPQPHVNPNLRRAPVQQRSADRLARILDSCAGLLDETGYEQLTTRAVAERAEVPIGSVYRFFSNKRALVDALALRNLDTYADRIAARLADLPAADWRAAIDAVLDEYLAMKRSVPGFALVDFGPPLPAEGAADDANQRLADRLAVLLAGHLGRRPDEGLSRVILVSVEAADALLQLAFRTDPSGDAAIVAETRTLVRAYLAQTLD
- a CDS encoding molybdopterin-dependent oxidoreductase gives rise to the protein MSDDSRTAPRICPLCEATCGLTLTIEGTTVTGARGDRDDIFSRGFICPKGASFGGLDADPDRLRAPLVRGEEGELREATWSEAFDLIAARIPDLVKAHGPQAVGVVLGNPNVHTMAGFLYPPLLLGALRTRNVFTASTLDQMPKHVSSGLLFGDPNAIPVPDLDRTGHLLLIGANPLESNGSLCTAPDFPGRLKALRRRGGTLTVIDPRRTRTARLADRHVAIRPGADALLLAALAHTLIEEKLADPGPLAGHLEGLDELAAALADFTPDAVAAACDVDADTIIAIARELAAAPTAAVYGRIGSCTVEHGTLASWLVDILNILTGNLDRPGGALFPLSATARAPRVTGSGTRNAASGTRSPATGEGNPVPGKGFALGRWSSRVSGHPEAKGELPIAALAEEIDTPGADRIRALVVIAANPVLSAPDGDRLDAALADGLDFMVSVDPYLNETSRHADVVLPPPPPSQSAHFDFAFNNFAVHNQVRYTRAAVPLEEDRMDESEIHARLILAVSGMHGAPPSAVDDLALDTALTRAGAPPEAAAPLTGESGPERRLDLLLRLGPYKLTLQRLLDHPHGIDLGPLTSRLPEVLRTRSGRVELLPGPIAADLPRLRRALDGRPAPLVLVGRRHLRSNNSWMHNVGSLTGGSNVCTLQIHPDDAARIGLADGDTARIESSGGGIEAPAEITDTVRAGVVSLPHGWGHSRPGTRMAVAAAHPGANVNQLLDGTLLDPLSGTAVLNAIPVSVTPAP
- a CDS encoding CitMHS family transporter; the encoded protein is MLTILGFAMIATFLVLIMTKKMSPIAALVLIPALFCVAVGQGARLGDYVIEGVGNLAPTAAMLMFAIVYFGVMIDVGLFDPIVRGILRFCQADPMRIVVGTAVLAAVVSLDGDGSTTFMITVSAMYPLYKRLKMSLVVMTGVAATANGVMNTLPWGGPTARAATALKLDASEIFVPMIPALAMGLLAVFVLAYALGIRERKRLGTLTLGEAPAREPEQETVPVGIGGTGGIGGTGGTGGTGGTGRKDRLRKGAAASPGGTGTGAPAPAGGTEDQHGDDEEFQGLDPNRPTLRPGLYWFNAGLTAALLTAMILELMPIPVLFLLGAALALTVNFPHMPDQRARIAAHADNVLNVSGMVFAAAVFTGVLTGTGMVEHMADWVVGAVPEAMGPHMAIVTGLLSLPLTYFMSNDGFYFGVLPVLAEAGAAHGVSPLEIARASLAGQALHMSSPLVPAVYVLVGMAKVEFGDHTRFTVKWAVLTSLVVLASGILFGIM
- a CDS encoding DinB family protein — its product is MTDTPRPRPRRRDTPPPRTGHSEAEVLRGFLDYLRTSVAAKVEGAPDPEARTAGVPSGTNLLGLLHHLTFVERATFLGDPVTDWPSTFHAAPEDGVAEVVARYRETVAESNAVLDACGDLGAPLPRPRPDKPSPSVRWALAHLIEETGRHAGHADILRELIDGSTGR
- a CDS encoding aldehyde dehydrogenase family protein, whose amino-acid sequence is MQAHDQMYIDGAWRPAVGRDTIAVVNPADEQVIAHVPAGTAQDVDAAVRAARAAFPAWAATPPAERAARLTALADALAARKDVMAETITAELGAPLPLSQMVHAAVPVLVAASYAELAARHAFEERIGNSTVLLEPVGVVGAITPWNYPLHQIVAKVAPALAAGCTVVLKPAEDTPLTAQLFAEATEAAGLPPGVFNLVTGLGPVAGQALAAHEDVDLVSFTGSTAVGRQIGATAGAAVKRVALELGGKSANVILPGADLAKAVNVGIANVMTNSGQTCSAWTRMLVDAERYDEAVELAANAVTKYVVGERVGPLVNAKQQDRVRGYIARGVEEGARLIAGGPDAPLETGYYVSPTVFADVTPDMTIAQEEIFGPVVSILRYEDVDDALRIANGTVYGLAGAVWAADDEEAVAFARRMDTGQVDINGGRFNPLAPFGGYKQSGVGRELGPHGLAEYLQTKSLQF
- a CDS encoding Zn-dependent alcohol dehydrogenase; the protein is MVRAAVLPAVGAPLEITDIVLPEPGPGQVRVALAAAGVCHSDLSLSNGTMRVPVPAVLGHEGAGTVLAVGEGVTHVAPGDGVVLNWAPSCGVCFHCGIGEVWLCADALKGVSRLHARTADGTGLHPGLNVAAFAQETVVAANCVLPAPDGIPLTDAALLGCAVLTGYGAVHHSARVREGESVVVLGIGGVGLAVLQAARIAGASKVIAVDVSPAKEELARRAGATDYVIASATTPREIRKLTGGQGADVAVECVGRPATIRAAWESTRRGGRTTVVGIGGKDQEVTFNALEIFHWGRSLTGCVYGNSDPARDLPVLADHIRAGRFDLSTMVTEHIGLEGIPAAFDNMIAGKGGRALVVF
- the ppk2 gene encoding polyphosphate kinase 2 is translated as MTRSAKRSGRSGNGAARDEPAAPEEHGPGAGAPGGRDAPGAAAPGSPDGPGRDARAARHGGAYLDGFGVVDSGDDDPVLLTPEGHARDAWREDYPYDRKLRRRDYDKAKRALQIELLKLQHWVKERDERLVILFEGRDAAGKGGTIKRFTEHLNPRGARVVALEKPTERERTQWYFQRYVAHLPSAGEIVLFDRSWYNRAGVERVMGFCTTREYLEFMHQAPGFERMLARDGIHLVKFWFSVSRNEQRNRFMIRQIDPVRRWKLSPVDLASLDKWDEYTEAKELMLFHTDTADAPWTVVKSNDKKRARLEAMRHVLDRFDYPGKDPEVVGRPDPLIVGPASRLFEEGETEARLLGPVASPSRTTKR